A genome region from Neisseria meningitidis includes the following:
- the hupB gene encoding haemoglobin-haptoglobin-utilization protein HupB, whose protein sequence is MSIPFKPVLAAAAIAQAFPAFAADPAPQSAQTLNEITVTGTHKTQKLGEEKIRRKTLDKLLVNDEHDLVRYDPGISVVEGGRAGSNGFTIRGVDKDRVAINVDGLAQAESRSSEAFQELFGAYGNFNANRNTSEPENFSEVTITKGADSLKSGSGALGGAVNYQTKSASDYVSEDKPYHLGIKGGSVGKNSQKFSSITAAGRLFGLDALLVYTRRFGKETKNRSTEGDVKIENKGYVFSPTQSFSKYQTYVATGVARSQPDPQEWVNKSTLFKLGYNFNDRNRIGWIFEDSRTDRFTNELSNLWTGTIYSPATGDYRHRQDVSYRRRSGVEYKNELEHGPWDSLKLRYDKQRIDMNTWTWDIPKNYDLRGINGEVYHSFRHIRQNTAQWTADFEKQLDFSKAVWAAQYGLGGGRGDNANSDYSYFAKLYAPKILASNQAKITMLIENRSKYKFAYWNNAFHLGGNDRFRLNAGIRYDKNSSSAKDDPKYTTAIRGQIPHLGSERAHAGFSYGTGFDWRFTKHLHLLAKYSTGFRAPTSDETWLLFPHPDFYLKANPNLKAEKAKNWELGLAGSGKAGNFKLSGFKTKYRDFIELTYMGVSSDNPNKPTYAPLSDGTALVSSPVWQNQNRTAAWVKGIEFNGTWNLDSIGLPKGLHTGLNVSYIKGKATQNNGKETPINALSPWTAVYSLGYDAPSKRWGINAYATRTAAKKPSDTVHSNDDLNNPWPYAKHSKAYTLFDLSAYLNIGKQVTLRAAAYNITNKQYYTWESLRSIREFGTVNRVDNKTHAGIQRFTSPGRSYNFTIEAKF, encoded by the coding sequence ATGTCCATCCCCTTCAAACCCGTATTGGCTGCCGCCGCCATCGCCCAAGCGTTTCCCGCCTTTGCGGCAGACCCCGCGCCGCAGTCCGCCCAAACGCTGAACGAAATCACCGTTACCGGCACGCACAAAACCCAAAAACTCGGCGAAGAAAAAATCCGCCGCAAAACCTTAGACAAGCTCTTGGTCAACGACGAACACGACCTGGTGCGCTACGACCCCGGCATTTCCGTCGTCGAAGGCGGCAGGGCGGGTTCTAACGGCTTTACCATACGCGGCGTGGACAAAGACCGCGTCGCCATCAACGTTGACGGGCTGGCGCAGGCGGAAAGCCGCTCTTCCGAAGCCTTCCAAGAATTGTTCGGCGCGTACGGCAACTTCAACGCCAACCGCAACACTTCCGAGCCGGAAAACTTTTCCGAAGTAACCATCACCAAAGGCGCGGACTCGCTCAAATCCGGCAGCGGCGCATTGGGCGGCGCAGTCAATTACCAAACCAAATCCGCAAGCGATTATGTTTCCGAAGACAAGCCCTACCATTTGGGGATAAAGGGCGGCAGCGTCGGCAAAAACAGCCAAAAGTTCAGCAGCATCACCGCCGCCGGCAGGCTCTTTGGTTTGGATGCCTTATTGGTTTATACCCGCCGCTTCGGCAAAGAAACCAAAAACCGCTCGACCGAGGGCGATGTCAAAATTGAAAACAAGGGATATGTTTTCAGCCCAACCCAATCATTCAGCAAGTACCAGACCTACGTAGCCACAGGGGTTGCGCGCTCCCAACCCGACCCGCAAGAATGGGTAAACAAAAGCACCTTGTTCAAGCTGGGCTACAATTTCAACGACCGCAACCGCATCGGCTGGATTTTTGAAGACTCCCGCACCGACCGTTTTACCAACGAGCTGTCTAATTTGTGGACAGGTACAATTTACTCTCCCGCAACGGGCGACTACCGCCACCGCCAAGACGTGAGCTACCGCCGCCGCTCCGGCGTCGAATACAAAAACGAATTGGAACACGGCCCGTGGGACAGCCTCAAGCTGCGCTACGACAAGCAGCGCATCGATATGAACACTTGGACTTGGGACATCCCGAAAAATTACGATTTGCGCGGCATCAACGGCGAGGTTTACCATTCGTTCCGGCATATCCGCCAAAACACCGCGCAATGGACTGCCGATTTTGAAAAACAACTCGACTTTTCCAAAGCCGTTTGGGCGGCGCAATACGGCTTGGGCGGCGGCAGAGGGGACAATGCCAACTCGGATTACAGCTATTTCGCAAAACTGTACGCCCCCAAAATCCTCGCTTCCAACCAAGCCAAAATCACAATGCTGATCGAAAACCGGTCGAAATATAAATTTGCCTATTGGAACAATGCGTTTCACTTGGGCGGCAACGACCGCTTCCGCCTGAATGCGGGCATACGCTACGACAAAAACAGCAGCAGCGCGAAAGACGATCCGAAATACACCACCGCCATCCGGGGGCAGATTCCCCATTTGGGTTCGGAACGCGCGCACGCGGGCTTCAGCTACGGCACGGGGTTCGACTGGCGGTTTACCAAGCATCTGCACTTGTTGGCAAAATACAGCACCGGCTTCCGCGCACCGACTTCGGACGAAACTTGGCTACTGTTCCCACACCCCGATTTCTACCTGAAAGCCAACCCAAACCTGAAAGCCGAAAAAGCCAAAAACTGGGAATTGGGTCTGGCGGGCAGCGGCAAAGCGGGCAACTTCAAGCTCTCGGGCTTCAAAACCAAATACCGCGACTTTATCGAATTGACGTATATGGGCGTTTCGTCAGACAACCCTAACAAGCCCACCTACGCCCCGCTTTCAGACGGTACGGCATTGGTCAGCTCGCCCGTTTGGCAAAACCAAAACCGCACCGCCGCCTGGGTGAAAGGCATAGAGTTTAACGGCACTTGGAACCTCGACAGCATCGGGCTGCCCAAAGGGCTGCACACCGGCCTCAACGTCAGCTACATCAAGGGCAAGGCAACGCAAAACAACGGCAAAGAAACGCCCATCAACGCGCTTTCGCCGTGGACGGCGGTTTACAGCCTGGGCTATGACGCGCCTTCCAAACGCTGGGGCATCAACGCCTACGCCACGCGCACCGCCGCCAAAAAGCCGTCCGACACCGTCCACAGCAACGACGATTTGAACAACCCGTGGCCTTATGCCAAACACAGCAAGGCCTATACGCTGTTCGACCTTTCCGCCTACCTCAACATCGGCAAACAGGTTACGCTCCGCGCCGCCGCGTACAACATTACCAACAAGCAGTACTACACTTGGGAATCTTTACGCAGCATCCGCGAATTCGGCACAGTCAACCGCGTTGACAACAAAACCCACGCCGGCATCCAACGCTTTACCTCGCCGGGCAGGAGCTACAATTTCACCATCGAAGCGAAGTTCTAA
- the groL gene encoding chaperonin GroEL (60 kDa chaperone family; promotes refolding of misfolded polypeptides especially under stressful conditions; forms two stacked rings of heptamers to form a barrel-shaped 14mer; ends can be capped by GroES; misfolded proteins enter the barrel where they are refolded when GroES binds), translating into MAAKDVQFGNEVRQKMVNGVNILANAVRVTLGPKGRNVVVDRAFGGPHITKDGVTVAKEIELKDKFENMGAQMVKEVASKTNDVAGDGTTTATVLAQSIVAEGMKYVTAGMNPTDLKRGIDKAVAALVDELKNIAKPCDTSKEIAQVGSISANSDEQVGAIIAEAMEKVGKEGVITVEDGKSLENELDVVEGMQFDRGYLSPYFINDAEKQIAGLDSPFVLLFDKKISNIRDLLPVLEQVAKASRPLLIIAEDVEGEALATLVVNNIRGILKTVAVKAPGFGDRRKAMLQDIAILTGGVVISEEVGLSLEKATLEDLGQAKRIEIGKENTTIIDGFGDAAQIEARVAEIRQQIETATSDYDKEKLQERVAKLAGGVAVIKVGAATEVEMKEKKDRVEDALHATRAAVEEGVVAGGGVALLRARAALENLHTGNADQDAGVQIVLRAVESPLRQIVANAGGEPSVVVNKVLEGKGNYGYNAGSGEYGDMIEMGVLDPAKVTRSALQHAASIAGLMLTTDCMIAEIPEDKPAVPDMGGMGGMGGMM; encoded by the coding sequence ATGGCAGCAAAAGACGTACAATTCGGCAATGAAGTCCGCCAAAAAATGGTAAACGGCGTGAACATTTTGGCAAACGCCGTGCGCGTAACCTTGGGTCCCAAAGGCCGCAACGTGGTGGTTGACCGCGCTTTCGGCGGCCCGCACATCACCAAAGACGGCGTAACCGTCGCCAAAGAAATCGAACTGAAAGACAAGTTTGAAAATATGGGCGCGCAAATGGTGAAAGAAGTCGCGTCCAAAACCAACGACGTGGCGGGCGACGGTACGACTACCGCCACCGTATTGGCGCAATCCATCGTTGCCGAAGGTATGAAATACGTTACCGCCGGTATGAACCCGACCGACCTGAAACGCGGTATCGACAAAGCCGTTGCCGCTTTGGTTGACGAGCTGAAAAACATCGCCAAACCTTGCGACACTTCCAAAGAAATCGCCCAAGTCGGCTCGATTTCCGCCAACTCCGACGAACAAGTCGGCGCGATTATCGCCGAAGCGATGGAAAAAGTCGGCAAAGAAGGCGTGATTACCGTTGAAGACGGCAAATCTTTGGAAAACGAGCTGGACGTAGTTGAAGGTATGCAGTTCGATCGCGGCTACCTGTCCCCTTACTTCATCAACGACGCGGAAAAACAAATTGCCGGTTTGGACAGCCCGTTTGTATTGCTGTTCGACAAAAAAATCAGCAACATCCGCGACCTGCTGCCTGTTTTGGAACAAGTGGCCAAAGCCAGCCGTCCGCTCTTGATTATCGCTGAAGACGTAGAAGGCGAAGCCTTGGCGACTTTGGTGGTGAACAACATCCGAGGCATCCTGAAAACCGTTGCCGTTAAAGCCCCTGGCTTCGGCGACCGCCGCAAAGCGATGCTGCAAGACATCGCCATCCTGACCGGCGGCGTGGTGATTTCCGAAGAAGTCGGCCTGTCTCTGGAAAAAGCGACTTTGGAAGACTTGGGTCAAGCCAAACGCATCGAAATCGGTAAAGAAAACACCACCATCATCGACGGCTTTGGCGACGCAGCCCAAATCGAAGCGCGTGTTGCCGAAATCCGCCAACAAATCGAAACCGCAACCAGCGATTACGACAAAGAAAAACTGCAAGAGCGCGTGGCTAAATTGGCAGGCGGCGTGGCAGTCATCAAAGTCGGTGCCGCTACCGAAGTCGAAATGAAAGAGAAAAAAGACCGCGTGGAAGACGCGCTGCACGCTACCCGCGCAGCCGTTGAAGAAGGCGTGGTTGCAGGCGGCGGCGTAGCCCTGTTGCGTGCCCGTGCTGCTTTGGAAAACCTGCACACCGGCAATGCCGACCAAGACGCAGGCGTACAAATCGTCTTGCGTGCCGTTGAGTCTCCGCTGCGCCAAATCGTTGCCAACGCAGGCGGCGAACCCAGCGTAGTCGTGAACAAAGTGTTGGAAGGCAAAGGCAACTACGGTTACAACGCTGGCAGCGGCGAATACGGCGACATGATCGAAATGGGCGTACTCGACCCCGCCAAAGTAACCCGTTCCGCGCTGCAACACGCCGCATCTATCGCCGGCTTGATGCTGACCACTGATTGCATGATCGCTGAAATCCCCGAAGACAAACCGGCTGTGCCTGATATGGGCGGCATGGGTGGTATGGGCGGCATGATGTAA
- a CDS encoding co-chaperone GroES produces MTIRPLHDRVVVKRLEAEEKTASGIVLPGAAAEKPDMGEVIAVGAGKIGKDGARRPLDVKVGDKIIFGKYSGQTVKADGEELLVMREEDIFGIVEK; encoded by the coding sequence ATGACCATCCGTCCTTTACACGACCGCGTCGTCGTCAAACGCTTGGAAGCTGAAGAGAAAACCGCATCGGGCATCGTTTTGCCGGGTGCGGCCGCCGAAAAACCCGATATGGGCGAAGTGATCGCCGTGGGTGCGGGCAAAATCGGTAAAGACGGCGCGCGCCGTCCGCTGGATGTCAAAGTCGGCGACAAAATCATCTTCGGCAAATACAGCGGCCAAACCGTAAAAGCCGACGGCGAAGAGCTGTTGGTAATGCGCGAAGAAGATATTTTCGGCATCGTTGAAAAATAA
- a CDS encoding IS1595 family transposase, whose translation MKITHCKLKKKVQKELIRFFVLEVTARSAADILGIHPNSAVLFYRKIRTVINHHLALAADEVFEGPVEPDESDFGGRRKGRRGRGAAGKVVVFGILKRNGRVYTVVVNNAKSETLLPVIKKKIMPDSIVYTDSLSSGDKLDVSGFIHYRINHSKEFADRQNHINGIENFWNQAKRVLRKYNGIDRKFFPLFLKECEFRFNFGTPSQQLKILRDWCGI comes from the coding sequence ATGAAGATAACGCACTGCAAATTAAAGAAAAAAGTACAGAAAGAACTGATCCGTTTTTTTGTACTCGAAGTTACCGCCCGTTCTGCCGCCGATATTTTGGGTATCCATCCCAATTCGGCAGTACTGTTCTACCGTAAAATCCGCACGGTTATCAACCATCATTTGGCCTTGGCTGCCGATGAGGTTTTTGAGGGCCCTGTCGAGCCGGACGAAAGCGATTTCGGCGGACGGCGTAAAGGCAGACGTGGTCGCGGTGCGGCAGGAAAAGTGGTTGTCTTCGGCATTCTGAAACGCAACGGACGGGTCTATACCGTTGTCGTAAACAATGCCAAGTCTGAAACGTTACTCCCTGTCATCAAGAAGAAAATCATGCCGGACAGCATTGTTTATACCGATAGTCTGAGCAGCGGCGACAAGTTGGACGTGAGCGGTTTTATCCATTACCGCATCAACCATTCCAAGGAGTTTGCAGACCGTCAGAACCACATTAACGGCATTGAGAATTTTTGGAATCAGGCAAAACGCGTCTTGCGAAAATACAACGGAATCGATCGTAAATTTTTCCCGCTGTTCTTGAAAGAATGCGAATTTCGATTTAACTTCGGCACACCGTCTCAACAGCTTAAAATCCTGCGGGATTGGTGTGGAATTTAG
- a CDS encoding sodium-dependent transporter codes for MSDSKTKERATFGTRRAFMIAAIGSAVGLGNIWRFPYIAFENGGGAFILPYLVALLTAGIPLLLLDYAIGHRYRGSAPLAFRRLGRWFEPVGWWNVMTNIVICIYYAVIIGWAASYTYYSVNAAWGADPQGFFFKDFLQMAGPEALGLDFVGKVAGPLAGVWVFTAAIMALGVQKGVARASSFFMPLLLVMFLIMVGISLTLPGAAKGLDALFTPDWSKLADSKVWVAAYGQIFFSLSICFGIMVTYSSYLKKKTDLGGTGLVVGFANSSFELLAGIGVFAALGFMAQAGGKAVNEVASGGIGLAFIAFPTIINQAPMGWLIGILFFGSLVFAGVTSMISILEVIVAAIQDKLNIGRVNATLLVCIPMGIVSTLLFGTATGLPVLDVMDKFVNTYGIVAAGFVYVAAIIISGRLPELRRHLNALSSIRIGGLWTVCVVVTVVMLGYMLFKDTSGLMEKNYEGYPDGFLSIFGWGMSAALVVFGLLLSLLPWKHGQDFNVKDEHEHEQGDEK; via the coding sequence GTGTCTGATTCCAAAACGAAAGAACGCGCCACATTCGGCACGCGCCGCGCGTTTATGATTGCCGCCATCGGATCCGCCGTCGGCTTGGGCAATATTTGGCGTTTCCCCTATATTGCTTTTGAAAACGGCGGCGGCGCGTTCATCCTGCCCTATCTGGTCGCGCTTCTGACGGCGGGCATTCCGCTGCTGCTGCTCGATTATGCCATCGGCCACCGTTACCGGGGTTCTGCGCCCTTGGCTTTCCGCCGCCTCGGACGCTGGTTTGAGCCGGTCGGCTGGTGGAACGTGATGACCAATATCGTCATCTGCATCTATTACGCAGTGATTATCGGTTGGGCGGCAAGCTATACCTATTATTCGGTCAACGCTGCCTGGGGTGCGGATCCGCAGGGTTTTTTCTTTAAGGACTTCCTGCAAATGGCGGGCCCGGAAGCCTTGGGTTTGGATTTTGTCGGCAAAGTCGCCGGTCCTTTGGCGGGCGTGTGGGTTTTTACCGCCGCCATTATGGCTTTGGGCGTGCAAAAGGGCGTGGCGCGCGCCTCGTCGTTCTTTATGCCGCTGCTTTTGGTGATGTTTTTGATTATGGTCGGCATTTCGCTGACGCTGCCGGGCGCGGCAAAGGGCTTGGACGCATTGTTTACGCCCGACTGGTCGAAACTCGCCGATTCCAAGGTCTGGGTGGCGGCATACGGGCAGATTTTCTTTTCGCTTTCCATCTGCTTCGGCATTATGGTTACCTATTCTTCTTACTTGAAGAAGAAAACGGATTTGGGCGGCACGGGCTTGGTGGTCGGTTTTGCCAACAGCAGCTTTGAACTGCTCGCGGGTATCGGCGTGTTTGCCGCATTGGGCTTTATGGCGCAGGCGGGCGGTAAGGCGGTCAACGAGGTTGCCTCCGGCGGCATCGGTTTGGCGTTTATCGCCTTTCCGACCATTATCAACCAGGCACCGATGGGCTGGCTGATCGGCATATTGTTTTTCGGTTCGCTGGTGTTCGCCGGCGTTACGTCGATGATTTCCATCCTTGAAGTGATTGTGGCGGCGATTCAGGACAAGCTGAACATCGGGCGCGTCAACGCCACGCTGCTGGTCTGCATTCCGATGGGCATTGTTTCCACGCTGCTGTTCGGTACGGCGACGGGGCTGCCGGTTTTGGACGTGATGGACAAATTCGTCAACACCTACGGCATTGTTGCCGCCGGCTTTGTTTATGTTGCCGCCATCATCATCAGCGGCAGGCTGCCGGAATTACGCAGGCACCTGAATGCCTTGTCCTCCATCCGCATCGGCGGCTTGTGGACGGTCTGCGTCGTGGTTACCGTCGTAATGCTCGGCTATATGCTGTTTAAAGATACCAGCGGCCTGATGGAGAAAAATTACGAAGGTTATCCGGATGGTTTCCTCAGTATTTTCGGCTGGGGGATGTCGGCGGCGTTGGTCGTGTTCGGGCTGCTGCTGTCGTTGCTGCCTTGGAAACACGGTCAGGATTTCAACGTCAAAGACGAACACGAACATGAACAAGGAGACGAAAAATGA
- a CDS encoding methionine/alanine import family NSS transporter small subunit, which translates to MSTSAIVMMIVSIVIIWGGLLLSLLRLPNE; encoded by the coding sequence ATGAGTACTTCCGCCATTGTGATGATGATTGTCTCAATCGTGATAATCTGGGGAGGGCTGCTGCTTTCCCTGTTAAGGCTGCCGAACGAGTAA
- the lysA gene encoding diaminopimelate decarboxylase encodes MTLFCEQVPYPRLAEAFGTPLYVYSQSALTEAFENYQTAFAELSPLVCYAVKANGNLSIIKHFASLGSGFDIVSGGELARVLAAGGDAAKTIFSGVGKSEAEIEFALNAGVKCFNMESIPEIDRIQKVAARLGKTAPVSLRVNPDVDAKTHPYISTGLKANKFGIAYADALEAYRHAAQQPNLKIIGIDCHIGSQLTDLSPLIEACERILILVDALAAEGIVLEHLDLGGGVGIVYQDENVPDLGAYARAVQKLMGTRRLKLILEPGRSLVGNAGALLTRVEFVKHGEEKNFVMVDAAMNDLMRPALYDAYHHIEAVETKNIAPLTANIVGPICETGDFLGKDRTIACEEGDLLLIRSAGAYGSSMASNYNTRNRAAEVLVDGNEYRLIRRRETLEQQMANELACLQAEHQNAV; translated from the coding sequence ATGACCCTATTTTGCGAACAAGTCCCCTACCCCCGCCTTGCCGAAGCATTCGGCACGCCGCTTTATGTGTACAGCCAATCCGCGCTGACCGAAGCATTTGAAAACTATCAAACTGCCTTTGCCGAGCTCTCCCCGCTCGTCTGCTATGCGGTTAAAGCCAATGGCAACCTAAGCATCATCAAACACTTTGCTTCTTTGGGGAGCGGTTTTGACATTGTGTCCGGCGGCGAATTGGCACGCGTTTTGGCGGCTGGCGGTGATGCGGCGAAAACGATTTTTTCCGGCGTAGGCAAAAGCGAGGCGGAAATCGAGTTTGCCCTGAATGCGGGCGTGAAATGCTTCAATATGGAAAGCATTCCCGAAATCGACCGTATTCAAAAAGTTGCCGCGCGTTTGGGTAAAACCGCGCCCGTCTCCCTGCGCGTCAACCCCGATGTCGATGCCAAAACCCATCCCTACATCTCCACAGGTCTGAAAGCCAACAAATTCGGCATCGCCTACGCCGACGCGCTCGAAGCCTACCGCCACGCCGCACAACAGCCCAATTTGAAAATCATCGGCATCGACTGCCATATCGGTTCTCAACTGACCGACTTAAGCCCGCTTATCGAAGCCTGCGAACGCATTTTAATTCTGGTTGACGCACTTGCCGCCGAAGGCATTGTTTTGGAACATTTGGACTTAGGCGGCGGCGTCGGCATTGTTTACCAAGACGAAAATGTGCCCGACTTGGGCGCGTATGCCCGGGCGGTTCAAAAACTGATGGGGACACGCCGTCTGAAACTCATTCTTGAGCCCGGCCGCAGCTTGGTCGGCAACGCAGGCGCGTTGCTGACGCGCGTCGAGTTTGTCAAACACGGCGAAGAGAAAAACTTCGTCATGGTCGATGCGGCGATGAACGATTTAATGCGCCCGGCCCTATACGATGCCTACCACCACATCGAAGCGGTTGAAACCAAAAACATCGCGCCGCTGACCGCCAACATCGTCGGCCCGATTTGTGAAACCGGCGACTTCCTCGGCAAAGACCGCACCATCGCCTGCGAAGAAGGGGATTTGCTGCTTATCCGCAGCGCCGGTGCGTATGGCTCAAGCATGGCGAGCAACTACAACACGCGCAACCGTGCGGCGGAAGTATTGGTTGACGGCAACGAATACCGACTCATCCGCCGACGCGAAACCTTAGAACAGCAAATGGCAAACGAACTCGCCTGCCTGCAAGCCGAACATCAAAATGCCGTCTGA
- the lptM gene encoding LPS translocon maturation chaperone LptM: MKYGVFFAAATALLLSACGYKGDLYLPKEGDKARFGVIQTGLQLQSKPQSASQTQK, translated from the coding sequence ATGAAATACGGCGTATTTTTTGCGGCGGCAACCGCCCTCCTGCTCTCGGCCTGCGGTTACAAAGGCGATCTCTACCTGCCCAAAGAAGGCGACAAGGCGCGTTTCGGCGTAATCCAAACCGGTTTGCAACTTCAAAGCAAACCGCAATCCGCTTCACAAACCCAAAAATGA
- the cyaY gene encoding iron donor protein CyaY, with amino-acid sequence MMTESEFIRMSEELFEHIEDQIDENGWDFDCQFAGNVLTIEAGDGTQIIVNRHTPNQELWIAAKSGGYHFAEQNGKWLATRDGRDFYDVLNEALSAASGEAVKIAEL; translated from the coding sequence ATGATGACCGAAAGCGAATTCATCCGCATGAGCGAAGAATTGTTCGAACACATCGAAGACCAAATCGACGAAAACGGCTGGGATTTCGACTGCCAGTTTGCCGGAAACGTCCTGACCATCGAAGCCGGAGACGGCACGCAAATCATCGTCAACCGCCACACGCCCAATCAGGAATTGTGGATTGCCGCAAAAAGCGGCGGCTACCATTTCGCCGAGCAAAACGGCAAATGGCTGGCAACGCGAGACGGACGAGATTTTTATGACGTTTTAAACGAAGCCCTGAGCGCGGCTTCGGGCGAAGCGGTAAAGATTGCCGAATTGTAA
- a CDS encoding YeiH family protein: MNTRPFYFGLIFIAIIAILANYLGNTDFSHHYHISALIIAILLGMAIGNTIYPQFSTQVEKGVLFAKGALLRTGIVLYGFRLTFGDIADVGLNAVVTDAIMLISTFFFTALLGIRYLKMDKQLVYLTGAGCSICGAAAVMAAEPVTKAESHKVSVAIAVVVIFGTLAIFTYPLFYTWSQHLINAHQFGIYVGSSVHEVAQVYAIGENIDPIVANTAVISKMIRVMMLAPFLLMLSWLLTRSNGVSENTSHKITIPWFAVLFIGVAIFNSFDLLPKELVKLFVEIDSFLLISSMAALGLTTQASAIKKAGLKPFVLGILTYLWLVVGGFLVNYGISKLI; encoded by the coding sequence ATGAACACACGTCCCTTTTATTTCGGACTTATATTTATCGCGATTATCGCTATACTTGCTAACTATTTAGGAAACACTGATTTTTCCCATCATTATCATATCAGTGCTTTAATTATTGCTATCTTGCTGGGAATGGCAATCGGCAATACCATTTATCCGCAATTTTCAACACAAGTGGAAAAAGGCGTTTTGTTTGCCAAAGGCGCGCTTCTTCGCACTGGCATTGTGCTGTATGGTTTCCGCCTCACTTTTGGCGATATTGCCGATGTAGGATTAAATGCTGTCGTTACCGATGCAATCATGCTAATTTCAACCTTCTTTTTTACCGCACTTTTAGGCATTCGTTATCTAAAAATGGATAAACAATTGGTTTATCTCACTGGGGCAGGTTGCAGCATTTGCGGTGCGGCAGCAGTGATGGCGGCAGAGCCTGTTACCAAAGCAGAATCCCATAAAGTTTCAGTGGCGATTGCCGTAGTGGTCATTTTCGGGACGCTTGCTATTTTTACTTACCCCTTGTTCTACACGTGGTCACAACATTTAATTAACGCCCATCAATTCGGTATTTATGTTGGTTCTAGTGTACACGAAGTGGCTCAAGTTTATGCGATTGGGGAAAATATTGATCCTATCGTGGCGAATACTGCCGTCATTTCCAAAATGATCCGAGTGATGATGCTCGCCCCCTTTTTATTAATGCTTTCTTGGTTATTAACACGTAGTAATGGAGTATCAGAAAATACATCACACAAAATTACAATTCCTTGGTTTGCTGTACTTTTTATTGGTGTTGCCATTTTTAATTCTTTTGATTTATTACCAAAAGAACTCGTGAAATTATTCGTTGAAATCGATTCTTTCTTATTAATTTCATCAATGGCTGCGCTTGGCTTAACGACGCAAGCAAGCGCAATCAAAAAGGCAGGATTAAAACCGTTTGTTTTAGGAATACTAACTTATTTATGGCTAGTGGTTGGTGGATTTTTAGTGAACTATGGAATATCAAAATTAATATAA
- the luxS gene encoding S-ribosylhomocysteine lyase, which produces MPLLDSFKVDHTRMHAPAVRVAKTMTTPKGDTITVFDLRFCIPNKEILPEKGIHTLEHLFAGFMRDHLNGNGVEIIDISPMGCRTGFYMSLIGTPSEQQVADAWLASMQDVVNVKDQSKIPELNEYQCGTYLMHSLAEAQQIAQNVLARKVAVNKNEELTLDEGLLNA; this is translated from the coding sequence ATGCCCCTGTTAGACAGTTTCAAAGTCGACCACACCCGTATGCACGCCCCCGCCGTACGCGTGGCGAAAACCATGACCACGCCCAAAGGCGACACCATTACCGTGTTCGACCTGCGCTTTTGCATTCCCAACAAAGAAATCCTGCCCGAAAAAGGCATACACACGCTGGAGCATTTGTTCGCAGGTTTTATGCGCGACCACTTGAACGGCAACGGCGTCGAAATCATCGACATTTCCCCGATGGGCTGCCGCACCGGTTTCTACATGAGCCTTATCGGTACGCCTTCCGAACAGCAGGTCGCCGATGCGTGGCTGGCTTCGATGCAGGATGTGGTCAATGTCAAAGACCAAAGCAAAATCCCTGAGTTGAACGAATACCAATGCGGCACTTATCTGATGCACTCGCTTGCCGAAGCGCAACAAATCGCGCAAAACGTGTTGGCGCGCAAAGTGGCGGTGAATAAAAACGAAGAACTGACGCTGGATGAAGGGCTGCTGAACGCCTAA